The Rosa rugosa chromosome 3, drRosRugo1.1, whole genome shotgun sequence sequence ACCTTTGGATGGAGATTCGCAAGTGGCCAACCACTCCAAGTTGAATTCTCAGCGTGTCTAAGACTCTGAGGCTAACAGGACCACAACACTAGTTGGCAACTTCTTCTAGCTCTTTCAGTCTAAAATAGTCTGCCAACTTCCTGTAACTGTTCCAGTCTCTTAACATATGACAAACACTCATCGCGGGACAAGAGCAAAGGTTACAGGAGATATTAGCAGTGAGGTTTCCTTTGAATCTCTGCTTATTTGACAGCCGCTTGCCTTTTCAAAACTAAAAGACAAAAGACTTCGTTTTAGGGGAGTGGTTAAGCTTCCATATGAAAGGACAAACAAGAAGCAGGCCAGTTCTCGCCCTAAAGAAACTGATAAGCAGATTCCACACTAAAATGGAGAATCACTGTGGAGCTGTTTACCTTTCCCTACTAGCATAGGCAATTTACAGGAattattctttctttttctttatctttCCCTATAAGCATATAAGAAAAGCATACATTCCCTATGAGACTGACAAAGAGCGTTATTTATAAGCATATAACCTTGTTAATGTAGTTAGCAATAAATTGTACTCTCCCAATTATAGATTCCTAAAATAGGTGGAAGTAGCTAAGCAACAATAACAGGTCATGTAATGCGTATAAGAGAATCAGAATTGAAAGTtcattccttcttttcttcagcAGCGTAGAGTGCCTTGATCTCCTCCACATCATCATAGCTGCCAAGGAATATTGGAGACCGCTCATGTATCTTCTTTGGAACCAGGTCAAGGGCCTGCAAATTGTATGCTAAAATCAGTTACCAACCCCCGGTTTGAGATCAAAAGTTTAATCAACAAGAAATTAATTTGAAGCGTTCTCTTTCAGATGTGACAATCTGAACCATTAcccatatgaactattgttcaAATGTGGTTCTAATTAACACGCAGGACTTTCTTATAGAAGGTTACCCCGTAAGGCTTAAATACTACCAATCAAAAGGTACATGATTTCCCAGAGAGATATCAAAGTTTTGATGTTATGAGAAAGTCTCTATTAATCACATGACATAATTGTACTTTGTTTCTGTAAAGCTCCAATAATAATGCAGAGAATAGCTGTACCATCTATAGCAAAGAAACAAGTTTACGAGCAATTTCAGTCCAGAATATAAACGATAAAAATGTCCAGTAGTAAATATACCCGTTCCTTGCCAGTGAAGGCCTGACCTCCCGCCTGTTCCAGCAAGAATGACATGGGGAAGACTTCGTAGAGAACACTGTTAACACAGGTTAAACCAAACTTTGTCAGGTTACCACCAAACTTCAATAACTGTTTCAAAGAGAAATTAATAGTATAATTGCCCTTAGCATACCGGAGTTTTCCGTTTGGACTCTTCTTATCAGCAGGGTACAAAAAGATACCTCCATAAAGCAATGTGCGGTGAACATCAGCAACCATGCTGTCAATCATGATGATAAGTCATAACAGCAATATCTTATACCATCAAATGCCAAACAAAACGAGTGAAAAACTAGATCATTCTGACCTAAACGCTAATATttcggaaagaaaaaaaaaaaaaaatcttttcccCAGTGATTTGATTCATCAACCCTAGCCATTTATTACAAATTCAACGGTTGTCCTCGTGGTTTTCGGCTTTTAAGACATAAACAAGTCTTGAATTCATAATAAACAACTAGACACTATAAAGTACAATACGTACATAAACACGTACAACCAGAGGATCAGGACCGTAATACAATCCAGGAGTAAGGTACAAAGGTTCAACACTCTAGTGGCATATAGTGAAGAGAAATACCAATTAAACAATTGAAACTCCTGAGTAACATTAACGGCCAAGTTCTCATCCACAGTACCTTCCAATGTATCTTAGAGACTTTGGTGAAGAACCATCTGTTGGGAATTTGCATTTCTCCACATACCTGGAAGCAAAAGGTCAGAAATGTGCAGTGGTAAGcttgacaaaaaaaagaaagaagtaaaCTGTTAATTGAGGTTAACATACTTAGCTGTTGGACCATCCCAGTTCTTAGCATTCCCTTCGTTCACAGAATAGATCTTTCCTTTCTTTGGAATCTGGGCAAAGAAGTAGACATGAAATGCATGATAAACAATCCCAAAAGGAAAAGATGCTAATCTGAAGGATAATATATGTGGTCCAGCAGTCAGCACTTCTGATCAAAATGATATATATTCCTCTCCCAGACAAGACCAAATAACTTCAGCAAAGTCATTAGagaactttatatatatataagaatatTTTGTTGGAGAGTAGATGAAAATGTATGAGCTTAATGACTTATTTCAGCAAGGTAGTTCATCTTTTGAAAAAATTGTGGgcaaatgaaaaaggaaaggaaatgcACTTTTAAGTTCAGCAATTAATCTGATAATCAACAGTTTCAGCCTTAAGGTTTCTACCAAGAAGCAATTGTAGAACAGGATATGAATTATGTTATTGGAAGAGTATACAAAAGTAGATATACCTTGATGTCTGGGTGAGTTAGTATGAACTCCCCAAGAGATGGATCAAGGGTGAAACCATGAACTCCACTTCCAGTAGTCAACACAAACTGTAAAACGCATACATTTCAAGTAAGTACAGCATTGTCGTGCAAATCTAGACTGCAGCAAAAGAAAATTGCAGATCCTACAATCCAACAATGATTCAAATAAAAATGGCCGTAAGACTATACTAGTAGGAATCCAGTATAAGAATAAGCAATGCTTCTTGACTGGATGCGGAATAGCTAGTCGTTAGGAACAGGTAAGGGTGTTGTGTTCAGTGTCTCACTATAGATGCATCTAAACTAGAAAGAAAGTGGTCTTTGACATACCGTGCAAGAACTTCCGTACATGCAATAGCCTGCTGCCAACATATTCTTTCCAGGTTGCAAGACATCATCTAGAGAAGCTTCCTTGCCTTCGTTAAGCACATAAATCCCAAATATCTagatgaaagaaaacaaatgtttccCACCAGAGTTTTGAGTTAATCTGGAACAAGTAATTGCTTTCCATAGATATGTCAGTTCAGAATTTCTATCGAACAACACAATAGATTGTGATTAAAATGAGGGATCATACCGTGCCGATGGAAACCCCACAATCAATGTTAGACGAACCATCCAATGGATCAAAGACAACACAGTACCTGCCACCAATATTAGTTTAAAGCATTATTCACACAGAGAACCTATAGTTGAAAGTCTCAATAATTAGTGGAAGCTCTATCAACCCGCATAAAGCATAGACAAGTCTAGATATTTACTTTCCGCGCTTTGATGACTCCACAAATATggcatcttcatcttcctccgAAACAAGGATACACTGCCAAGAAAAAACCCCCAAAATGTAAACAGAATATTGGCCCTCAAAAACCCAGCTTTTCTGATTTCTTAAACAAAAAATGTAATAACTTACAGTTCGACCACTGCTAACCAGAGCCTTCACAAAAACTTCATTTGAAAGCACATCCAGTTTCTTTTGCTCTTCACCCTTTAACCAAAACAGCAAACAACACCACATTATATATATAGCATAATCCCACAACAAAACACTCAATAAAAACAAATAGTCCCTTAAATGGTTCAGACCCAATTACCTGAACATTGGTCTCTCCAGCAAGGCCAATAAGTTTAGCCAGACCAGCCTGCCAATAAGTCACAAAAAATTCCACATCAAAACCCCAATAGCAgcacaaaacaaacacaaaaccaaTAATTTCCCAATCAAATCGGGAAAACCTTCAAGCCAATTGACCCAAaccaaacaaaaacccagttcACTCACCTTATTGACAGCAGAGCACACAAACTTGCAGCCAAGAACAATATGACTGAGCAAGATCGTGAAGTCTCCTCGTGACTCAGGGTACTTGGACTGCTCATTCAGCACGAACCGAGTCATGGTCATCAAGTCAGTACGGTAGGCATCAGCTTCATGATCCATTTTTCCTCAACCAAAACCAAACACACTTTCTGCACTTgacaaacagaagaagaagaagaagcaaaaaagGAAAGCCACCCAATACAGAAAAAAACAGGGGAGCTGCTGCTCTGTTTTTGGATTAGATAATGGTGGTGGTGCTCAACTCGAGGCCTAATCTGCTCCTAATGGAAGTTTCTGAGAACACGTGGAGGGCTTGGGATGGGTGAGGGAGCTCGTGGCTGTCACTCAGATAACCCCCTCTCGTCGTTTTCCTTCTGATTCGGCGGTTACCAGGTTTTTGTCGCTTCCCGATCACAGGGAGCTCTGACGAGGTAGTTGTGGACTTCGAGGGACTGAAATTTCATTTTCTATTTGTAGGGCAAATTTTGCAAAGAGGTCCTTTTGTTTTGTGCTATTTGTGGTTTGGCCTCCGAACACCACGAGAGAACGATGAATATACCTAGCTAGCTTTCTTGTGAAGAAAACCTAAAGTCAAATCATTGACTAACCAAATTCCTATTTCTAAG is a genomic window containing:
- the LOC133739492 gene encoding fructose-1,6-bisphosphatase, cytosolic, giving the protein MDHEADAYRTDLMTMTRFVLNEQSKYPESRGDFTILLSHIVLGCKFVCSAVNKAGLAKLIGLAGETNVQGEEQKKLDVLSNEVFVKALVSSGRTCILVSEEDEDAIFVESSKRGKYCVVFDPLDGSSNIDCGVSIGTIFGIYVLNEGKEASLDDVLQPGKNMLAAGYCMYGSSCTFVLTTGSGVHGFTLDPSLGEFILTHPDIKIPKKGKIYSVNEGNAKNWDGPTAKYVEKCKFPTDGSSPKSLRYIGSMVADVHRTLLYGGIFLYPADKKSPNGKLRVLYEVFPMSFLLEQAGGQAFTGKERALDLVPKKIHERSPIFLGSYDDVEEIKALYAAEEKKE